The window TAGTGAAGTCAGGAGCTGGAAATCTGGGAAAACAGACACAAGCAGGAATATGTGAGCAGACTCGAGGGGAAAGTAATAATCAAAACACTTCAGTGAACCCGTAAAATGAGCAGTTGACAGTTTAACAACAGCAGATTAGTGGGGCGGAAAGCATCGCCACTGACTGAATGAAGGACAAATTAGGTTACCCCCCAACCCCCACAGTGGACATGTATCAGTCTCATCAGATTTAAATTTCCTTGCCGTTTTTCTAATTCCTAAAGCACCAGTAATTATCATGAATGtagtttttaatcatttaaaatagtCACCCTATGTGTCCTCACATTATCAGATGATTTTATGCTTAGAAAGCATCTTAATCCCTCCTCTTGACAAAGAATGTGCAAAGCTGAAAATAATTTGTATCGCAGTAATGTTGGGGGGGAAAACAGTCCtatactttttttaatattatttttagatttttttatttttctttgttgctCAGGATAGGtgtaattaatgtatttttccttctctttccctGTGTTCCCCTCTCTGTTTGTGACTAAAAGATTAGTCTTAACCTCTAGTTAATCCCTACATTTCAGAAAGTGCTCTCAAACAATGCATGCCTACTCATATACTGTAATGTGAGTGTTTATTTAGGAGTGTAATTTGTGTCTTTAATCCTACATGCACACCAAAATCTGAActcccctgacacacacacactctccttcACCCTCACCGGGGGGACCTCTTACATTATTTAGACTCACCTGCCTGCTTTTCAGCTCAGAGGAAGGTCGTATCACCATGTTGGAGAGCAGCAATGTGACATACAGCACAGACTCAGACCAGTGATTCTATGGAGTTTTAACCTTTGACCAGCGCAAACGGACATATTTTTCCAGATAAAGCTGTTTTATGGCCACACAGAGAGAATCGCTGTTAGAAAGAAGACACAACAGATAACcttgtttgggtgtgtgtgtgtctgtccagAACAATCCCTTACTGTCTTTATTAAGGTAAAACAATAGCTCCATTGTGGCCCTCGGCATCACTAAAGTAATGGACACACACGATGTGTATAAGTACACATCATTAAATCTTTCTATTATTCATCTTCTCCATCAAAAGGCAGAATTCCTAGAAACATATTCCCCACAAAATAGAAGcccctgtttgtgtttgttcacACTGTCTCGCCCCCAAATTATTTTGAATAATCAGTCCTTTTGTCATGTTAATGAATGCTCAAgcttacatactgtaatgaCTGAGATTGAATCACCATGATAGACTGCATGAGATGATAAAAACGGAGGGATGAAacggaatgaatgaatgaacaaagTGACTGAATGATCACAGAATGCTTGATGGTGGCACTGAATGTGAAATGATTTCAGTgctcaaaacaaacattttagaaATAATACAAGCTAGATGCGAATGAAAAAGATCAATTGAAAGAAAGGCAAAATATTGttgaaattaagtaaaattagtgagtttttttctccttttgcaTCTCAGCCAATTGAGCGATAATCATTCTTATCATAAAACTAGAAGATGCGTACATGAACTGTGCCTCTGTGTTTACGACTTTCCCTTCCGTGGGAGTTTTTCTGTCTTCTAAAATTATCCTTGTATTTCAGGGACAATACCATAGGGAGCTGTTGAATCCATCCCATAGACCACACATGGGAAAGTTCTCTGCATAAGTCTTCAGGATGGGATTCCTTCTTAAATGGCCATTTAAATTTGTGCTTGGGAAGTACACAAAGGGCACACAGCTGCAGTAATGGTTGAACTATATCAAAaaaattatatacagtatacatatattcaTCAGCCTATAGACTGTTCTGAaatctagatagatagatggatagatttatgtactttattgatcccaaattgggaaattattgtgttaaagcagcaggttatccaggcaatgcactggagcagtaaataaaatgtacatataaatactagagaaatatatccatagaatacactataaatatgccagactactacaactaacataacaaatctaaaatataaacacagattaacctatacattagcaaagtgtgcaataacatactgtataccttAGCAAAGTAAAAAATCTAGTAAACTGTATTGATGTAGGTCATAGCGTACTATGCTGTATAGGAAAAGGATGTCAGCACTCCGATTTGATACATAATCTCCTCCACTAATCAATAATCCTTCTTAATGTCCCTGTTACCAATGGAGTGGCTATGCAGTgaatacatacagtaccttCCACATGTGTGTGCTCTGGTTGGACGGGTGTCAGCTTACCGTTTGTCATTCGCAGTGTGAGTGTATTAAAGACCCAACTGCTCGGCCAAtatacagagacagagagaaagccaTACGCACATTTAGAAGAGTGTCCAGCTGCACTTTATGCACACATGAAAGCAATATGAGAATATGTACATTTGTTTGCTTTAGTTCATTACGCCcttgtcatttttctttttttgatgtACCTCTGATGTGTATCTACTTCTCTACCACCTCTCCCAAACCAACCCCTctaacttatttttttctttcttttatccaTTTTCGACCCGTTCCAGGTAAAAAAGCATCAGCAGGCAGTGGTGGGTTTCCTGGAGTCCAATCGAATCAGCTTCCAGGAAGTAGACATCACCATGATGGAGGAGCAGAGGCTCTGGATGTACCGTAACATCCCCAGAGACAAGCTACCGGACAAAGGCAACCCGCTGCCGCCGCAGATCTTCAACGAGGATCGCTACTGTGGGGTACGATGGATGTTtgtttctaatgtttctaatgAGCAATCAACCATTTGGACTGTCTTGCAGTATTTTTGCAAATCTAAAGGGTGAAGTTTTCAGATTCTCACCAAAACGCACTGTAGGTATCCCAAATAAACaacatgttgaatgcatttccaaTCTCACGAAGGCCTTTGTTGGATGTTTTGAACCTTCATTTGCTTATTGCATCCTTCTACAATGCATTGGCACGACATCAGATACAGACAGTCCGTGGAGCCGCTCATCAAAACATTGATGTACAGTGACACTTGTGATAAAAATCTACAGAAGGTGCCTTTTAAAGTCGCCTTGAATCACATTCGACTGGATAAATTTATGCGGCCAAGTTCAAATGAGGCATCCAAAATATTGCAACGTTTTACCGGAAGAGTAAAGAGCGGGAAAATACCAACAAAATGTGACCTATATTTAGCATATAACAAGAGATAACTGAACACACTTCTTTTAAAGGTGTAagccatagaaatagaataggagtagaacggacattcccattcaaatcaacgtagaaAGATGGTCAGCGCGGCAGCCATTTCTATGTGCACCATTGCCGTTGCAAAGAACGTAGCGGACTACTTCCGTATAAACTTCCTTATAAACCAACTTGCGGCAACTCATGGACACACcggaacatgattttttaccGTACTATGGTAGAGGCATGACCTACTCTgcttctgattggcttaccTTGATATTCTAACACTAACCAATCTTATTCCTCATGTCTAGACCTAACCAACACAACCAACCAACgattagccaatcagagacagAGTTGGGTAGGTCATGCCTTCGCCACAGCAGGATTCACTTAGCCACCAGGACTCACTTATCCTTGCGTGACGTGTAACATAACAGCGCCGTTTTCTGTGTGCGTGTAGTCCCGCCATGCCGGCTGTCCCGTTTTACACCGACATCGGCTATGACCAACAATGTGTGACACACTTAcatgttgtcaccataacaacaaacaaccattttcttttgaactagtcaaatgaccacggcaaacagttcaatgtctgttctactctttttctatttctacGGTGTAAACCTTGAGTTTTTAAATACATGGATGATTGTTAATGCTCAAGCTGGTTATACCAACAGTTCACATCAGTTCAAGTCAGTACAAGG is drawn from Sebastes umbrosus isolate fSebUmb1 chromosome 18, fSebUmb1.pri, whole genome shotgun sequence and contains these coding sequences:
- the sh3bgrl2 gene encoding SH3 domain-binding glutamic acid-rich-like protein 2 isoform X2 — encoded protein: MKVKKHQQAVVGFLESNRISFQEVDITMMEEQRLWMYRNIPRDKLPDKGNPLPPQIFNEDRYCGDYEAFFQSKEDNAVFAFLGLSSQPSVKDSES
- the sh3bgrl2 gene encoding SH3 domain-binding glutamic acid-rich-like protein 2 isoform X1 — encoded protein: MVIKVYIASSSGSVAVKKHQQAVVGFLESNRISFQEVDITMMEEQRLWMYRNIPRDKLPDKGNPLPPQIFNEDRYCGDYEAFFQSKEDNAVFAFLGLSSQPSVKDSES